From Halorubrum salinarum, the proteins below share one genomic window:
- a CDS encoding TM1812 family CRISPR-associated protein, with the protein MTGDRLLLSTVGVGPYEQTTFGLENHGETRASISPIALTDLLEIDTVLLAHTATIRDETAYLDQIRDACATQNIAVQTVEVPLVEGRTDVDQILDRVGASLTRSGADSVVLDITHAHRSLQLGFYTTAVHLDALDVIDLENIYYAEDAGHGGNAQIFDLSYLAALLEWHHALRSFRTQGTLGPLQQLLTSKRDRVYRRGDTHPELLRLSKALNSVTSYLDAGLPLETGIAARDAVEIIDELDDRDFIGPEGAFLTPLSNQLERFMIEQDDVAAKTDIELTPGELRRQQALVRFYVDTGREWIALECARELFITRLLFTSGRNSHDWLEPDTRHTTRKTLTETAKQYQASSAPDTEALQVWEELSSYRNAHAHAGFDPDNTPTGATVKPVLETVCDRLDDDQFWNEIAELIDTS; encoded by the coding sequence ATGACAGGCGACCGACTCCTTCTTTCAACTGTTGGCGTTGGTCCATACGAGCAGACCACCTTCGGCTTAGAGAACCATGGTGAGACACGCGCATCGATCTCGCCGATCGCGTTGACAGATTTGCTTGAAATTGACACGGTACTCCTTGCTCACACAGCGACAATACGCGACGAAACCGCGTACCTCGACCAGATCCGTGACGCGTGTGCTACACAGAACATCGCCGTTCAGACAGTGGAAGTCCCGCTCGTTGAGGGCCGTACAGATGTCGATCAGATCCTTGACCGCGTCGGCGCATCCCTGACCCGGTCCGGAGCAGACTCCGTCGTGCTCGACATCACGCACGCACACAGGTCGCTTCAGCTCGGGTTCTACACGACAGCCGTCCACCTCGACGCGCTCGACGTAATTGACTTGGAGAACATCTACTACGCTGAAGACGCCGGTCACGGTGGGAACGCGCAGATATTCGACTTGTCGTATCTCGCCGCGTTACTGGAGTGGCACCACGCACTCCGAAGTTTCAGAACGCAGGGGACGCTCGGCCCGCTACAACAACTCCTCACATCGAAGAGAGACCGAGTCTACCGGCGAGGCGACACCCACCCCGAACTACTCCGACTCTCAAAAGCGCTCAACAGCGTCACATCATACCTCGACGCGGGACTCCCACTAGAGACCGGCATCGCAGCACGCGACGCAGTTGAGATCATCGATGAGCTCGACGACCGCGATTTCATCGGCCCGGAAGGGGCCTTCCTCACACCACTATCGAACCAACTCGAACGATTCATGATCGAGCAGGACGACGTAGCGGCGAAGACAGACATCGAACTCACACCAGGAGAATTACGGCGCCAACAAGCGCTCGTCCGGTTTTACGTTGACACCGGCCGAGAGTGGATTGCGCTTGAATGCGCCCGCGAGCTATTCATCACCCGACTCCTCTTCACCTCCGGCAGAAACTCGCACGACTGGCTGGAACCTGACACTCGTCACACCACGCGGAAAACCCTCACTGAGACAGCCAAACAATACCAAGCCAGCAGTGCGCCCGACACAGAGGCACTACAGGTCTGGGAAGAACTCTCCAGCTACCGCAACGCACACGCTCACGCCGGATTCGACCCGGACAACACACCAACAGGTGCGACGGTCAAGCCAGTGCTCGAAACCGTGTGCGACCGACTAGACGATGACCAATTCTGGAACGAAATCGCCGAACTAATAGACACCTCGTAA
- a CDS encoding HEAT repeat domain-containing protein — MKDPLADATPEVGYQTVEWDLLKPPDERVMPLTHTNRLKLSEMSVRPDGDLTEYSLVDRAGNTYTKSDFDRIPETPDPERLDEVLTAIESSTGKPHRLALAHLAEIAAEAPAACTAAVEPMVGLLGHSPPAVQGEALNVLTMVCESDPELTRSGVDPAVTLLDSATHPLLRSEAVQFLATFAAHDPTAVTSAVPDLAALLRDESTDADVVASILAAVVRAQPDALVDVVPKLELFLETEPERAHTRVLTVIGLLSKEQPEMTVEAVPTAGELLSAEEMPLRSNAAGVLADIAGEYPTKVKPWVPEAIELMDDSDEQVRHNATAILARVAAEHPDAVRPAEEQLLAVLDDDPANTRFNACWALNHINAKHAVDTLREIAAKDPDADVRSVAQLALDNLED; from the coding sequence ATGAAAGATCCATTGGCGGATGCGACGCCAGAGGTGGGGTATCAGACAGTTGAGTGGGATCTGCTGAAACCGCCTGACGAGCGGGTGATGCCGCTGACGCACACGAACCGGTTGAAACTGTCTGAAATGTCAGTTCGGCCAGATGGGGATCTGACCGAGTACAGTCTCGTTGACCGGGCAGGGAACACGTACACGAAGTCGGATTTTGACCGGATTCCTGAGACACCTGATCCAGAGCGGCTCGATGAGGTGTTGACAGCGATTGAGTCGTCAACGGGAAAGCCACACCGATTGGCGCTCGCGCATCTCGCTGAGATAGCAGCAGAAGCGCCGGCTGCGTGTACTGCGGCTGTCGAACCGATGGTGGGCCTACTGGGTCACAGTCCGCCCGCGGTCCAGGGTGAGGCGCTCAACGTGCTCACAATGGTTTGTGAGTCCGACCCGGAACTCACTCGATCAGGGGTTGATCCGGCCGTGACGCTACTTGATTCCGCTACACATCCGTTGCTGCGGAGTGAAGCAGTACAGTTCCTCGCTACGTTCGCTGCGCACGATCCGACTGCTGTAACGAGTGCTGTACCGGACCTCGCCGCACTTCTCCGGGATGAGTCCACGGACGCGGACGTCGTCGCAAGCATCCTGGCTGCGGTTGTGCGAGCCCAGCCTGACGCGTTAGTGGATGTCGTGCCGAAATTGGAGTTGTTCCTAGAGACCGAACCAGAGCGCGCGCACACCCGGGTACTCACGGTGATCGGGCTGCTCAGCAAGGAGCAACCGGAGATGACTGTCGAAGCGGTGCCGACCGCTGGCGAGTTGTTGTCAGCTGAGGAGATGCCGCTGCGATCGAATGCGGCTGGAGTGCTCGCTGATATCGCTGGTGAATACCCTACGAAGGTGAAACCGTGGGTTCCAGAGGCGATTGAGCTGATGGATGATTCCGATGAACAGGTGCGACACAACGCGACCGCGATTCTGGCTCGTGTCGCCGCTGAGCACCCTGACGCCGTGCGCCCAGCTGAAGAGCAACTGCTCGCTGTACTTGATGATGACCCGGCCAATACGCGGTTTAACGCGTGCTGGGCGCTTAACCACATTAACGCGAAGCACGCCGTAGACACGTTACGCGAAATCGCAGCGAAAGACCCCGACGCCGACGTCAGATCAGTCGCCCAACTAGCCCTGGATAATCTCGAAGACTGA
- a CDS encoding phospholipase D-like domain-containing protein, producing MDELTANISFDRFADMPEFYGSGAAKYRLAMVKSRDDFLELFEGADHVDAVTYAETPELMVQMLTEYGIGSLDVLIGNADDYADQVNEVATARSLVQLRQDDRLVVRLKNRKTVHSKIYRIVMPDDTVKLVQGSANLSRNSWEYHTNQISVMTTELGTELDEAFERFIDQYRDGYSSQTLLEGLVEALEDADSPEERENRIEYWVGAGDLDVSDTAALNQDAVEDLQAVADHVTAVVEDPEEADETVAFVEDPDAADRTVVEPEAAGSEESSDAADEDAEPDVGLVESEHETGLTDTLDRPRVRTPDERIRMGTSKVDKDTADEFGASLRDRGATIEDHSITAPLSAYNTQVKESTAIPTMTVLPDAEQVVIGEQDEMIFVATEEPTPAVLDHCLETIEDYIETVENHGHTQSETAVMAQMYEAFLYGFWAPFANQYAEALSSPSRTLDNVLQHLYIEGKSDAGKDKLTEYILRLISDNTVISGVDADDVGVKEIRGIREWNTSFPYAIIDAEKEKIQRWSPIRNYWGDWTPTSVDQPCLIFTTNDALPKSEFRNRMKILSMDVSFPSNPEDPGFRAAQDDLAEVLERQNPIFSYVARRMLTDKPWTDGNGTIEDVRRIVREFYEEAGRKQPEYFPADEPAEKTYDTGRLKWQRDIQGGRVTFESEPDAITADFDREEYEVYDYEKRLPKRFMSEKSSTSVYIGAPDEFAEWIGYPVEELLGDPAETETRPDNRQENETEDGDADESSGFLSRLLGRS from the coding sequence ATGGACGAACTGACGGCAAACATCTCGTTCGACCGGTTCGCGGATATGCCGGAGTTCTACGGGTCAGGTGCGGCGAAGTACCGGTTGGCGATGGTGAAAAGCCGGGATGATTTCTTGGAGTTGTTCGAAGGCGCGGATCACGTGGACGCGGTGACGTACGCCGAGACGCCTGAGCTGATGGTACAGATGCTGACCGAGTACGGTATCGGGTCGCTCGACGTGCTGATCGGGAACGCCGACGATTACGCCGACCAGGTGAACGAAGTGGCGACGGCTCGGTCATTGGTCCAGCTTCGGCAGGACGACCGGCTCGTCGTTCGCTTGAAGAACCGGAAAACGGTTCACTCGAAGATCTACCGGATCGTCATGCCGGACGACACGGTGAAACTCGTTCAAGGGTCGGCGAACCTGTCGCGGAACTCGTGGGAGTACCACACGAACCAGATTTCGGTGATGACGACCGAGCTCGGCACGGAGCTGGACGAGGCGTTCGAACGGTTCATCGATCAGTACCGAGACGGGTACAGCAGCCAGACGCTGCTGGAAGGCCTCGTCGAAGCGCTCGAAGACGCGGACTCCCCCGAAGAGCGCGAAAACCGGATCGAGTACTGGGTCGGGGCCGGCGATCTTGACGTGAGTGACACGGCCGCGCTGAACCAGGACGCCGTCGAGGATCTACAAGCGGTCGCGGACCACGTCACGGCCGTCGTCGAAGACCCTGAGGAGGCCGACGAAACGGTCGCGTTCGTCGAAGATCCGGACGCCGCTGATCGAACCGTCGTCGAACCAGAAGCGGCCGGAAGCGAGGAGTCAAGCGACGCTGCCGACGAGGATGCGGAACCGGACGTTGGGCTCGTCGAATCGGAGCACGAAACGGGGCTGACGGACACGCTCGATCGCCCTCGTGTCAGGACGCCCGATGAGCGGATCCGGATGGGGACGAGTAAGGTCGATAAGGACACCGCGGACGAGTTCGGGGCGAGTCTCCGCGATCGCGGCGCGACGATCGAGGATCACAGCATCACCGCGCCGCTCAGCGCGTACAACACGCAGGTGAAGGAATCGACGGCGATCCCGACGATGACGGTGCTGCCGGACGCGGAGCAAGTCGTGATCGGCGAGCAAGACGAGATGATCTTCGTCGCCACCGAGGAACCGACGCCGGCGGTGTTGGATCACTGCCTCGAAACGATCGAAGACTACATCGAGACCGTCGAAAACCACGGGCACACGCAGTCCGAGACGGCGGTGATGGCGCAGATGTACGAGGCGTTCCTCTACGGGTTCTGGGCCCCGTTCGCAAACCAGTACGCCGAGGCGTTATCATCGCCGTCACGCACTCTCGATAACGTCCTCCAGCACCTGTACATCGAAGGGAAAAGCGACGCCGGGAAGGACAAACTCACCGAGTACATCCTCCGACTGATATCGGACAACACCGTTATTTCCGGAGTGGACGCCGACGACGTCGGCGTCAAAGAGATCCGCGGGATTCGGGAGTGGAACACGAGTTTCCCGTACGCGATCATCGACGCGGAGAAAGAGAAGATACAGCGGTGGAGTCCGATCCGGAACTACTGGGGCGACTGGACGCCGACGAGCGTCGATCAGCCGTGCCTGATTTTCACGACGAACGACGCGCTCCCGAAATCTGAGTTCCGGAACCGGATGAAGATCCTCAGCATGGACGTGTCGTTCCCGTCGAACCCGGAAGACCCGGGGTTCCGCGCGGCGCAAGACGACCTCGCGGAGGTGCTCGAACGGCAGAACCCGATCTTCAGTTACGTCGCGCGACGGATGCTCACCGACAAACCCTGGACTGACGGGAACGGAACGATCGAAGACGTTCGCCGTATCGTTCGGGAGTTCTACGAGGAAGCCGGCCGAAAGCAGCCGGAGTACTTCCCCGCCGACGAGCCGGCCGAGAAAACGTACGACACGGGGCGGCTCAAATGGCAGCGCGACATTCAGGGCGGCCGCGTCACCTTCGAATCGGAGCCCGACGCGATCACGGCTGATTTCGACCGCGAAGAGTACGAGGTGTACGACTACGAGAAACGTCTCCCTAAGCGGTTCATGTCCGAGAAGTCCTCAACGAGCGTGTACATCGGCGCACCCGATGAATTCGCCGAGTGGATCGGGTACCCGGTCGAAGAGCTCCTCGGAGATCCCGCTGAGACCGAGACGCGGCCAGATAATCGACAAGAAAACGAAACCGAGGACGGTGACGCTGACGAGTCAAGCGGCTTCCTCTCCCGGCTTCTGGGCAGGTCATAG
- a CDS encoding restriction endonuclease: MPVLDDLSGFEFEDVMEDVFRNLGYENVRQAERTADEGRDVLMEGVVDGTRRGVVVECKHTGTVGRPVVQKLHSAIATFEFDGPKRGMVATTGRFTGPAVEYAERLRRNDDPYPIELIDGEDLREIADDIGLDLYNGRIEILCDETLRPHDPAMSVTAPVEEVFQNIDNIESADLPAPHSHVTFRPVVAVTADTNAVFETSVGVIHQVNDRSRFVVHAERGHPETASGDVSKLVIENLHATVDLDAGRFEDRFDAVEERRFGQTQTEYKDWAVDRLRDHHTTTVSYTGDNNVTYTKTCEPKRSDISVHSIEPVYVPQVRHTTELGEYTYPYEYFAAGPSRVTSEDGIHRCVHCDTAGTDATYTYCANCGSINCDSHIRTERLEGTPVCTGCAVTERFAFKTKYFYDAENRDAFREEYDAMPFYEKAQENTALAVGATAVAVLVVLGALLSIGGL, encoded by the coding sequence ATGCCGGTCTTGGATGACCTCTCCGGATTCGAGTTCGAAGACGTGATGGAGGACGTCTTTCGGAACCTCGGGTACGAGAACGTCCGGCAGGCGGAACGCACGGCCGACGAGGGGCGCGACGTTTTGATGGAAGGGGTCGTCGACGGGACGCGGCGCGGGGTCGTCGTCGAGTGTAAGCACACGGGGACGGTCGGGCGGCCGGTGGTCCAGAAGTTACACTCGGCGATTGCGACGTTCGAGTTCGACGGGCCGAAACGCGGGATGGTGGCGACGACCGGTCGGTTCACCGGCCCGGCCGTCGAGTACGCCGAGCGACTCCGGCGGAACGACGACCCGTACCCGATCGAGCTGATCGACGGCGAGGATCTACGCGAGATCGCGGACGACATCGGGCTGGACCTGTACAACGGGCGGATCGAAATCCTGTGCGATGAGACGCTCAGACCGCACGACCCAGCGATGTCGGTGACGGCACCCGTCGAAGAAGTGTTCCAGAACATCGACAACATCGAGTCGGCGGACCTTCCCGCGCCGCACTCTCACGTCACGTTCCGCCCGGTCGTCGCCGTGACGGCGGACACGAACGCGGTGTTCGAGACATCCGTCGGCGTGATCCACCAGGTCAACGACCGGTCCCGGTTCGTCGTCCACGCCGAACGCGGCCACCCGGAAACCGCGTCCGGTGACGTCTCGAAGCTGGTAATAGAGAACCTCCACGCGACCGTCGATCTCGATGCGGGCCGGTTCGAAGATCGGTTCGACGCGGTCGAGGAGCGACGGTTCGGGCAGACGCAGACCGAGTACAAGGACTGGGCCGTCGACCGACTCCGGGACCACCACACGACGACGGTCTCCTACACGGGAGACAACAACGTCACGTACACGAAAACGTGCGAGCCGAAGCGCTCTGATATTTCAGTCCACTCGATCGAACCAGTGTACGTGCCGCAGGTTCGGCACACGACTGAATTAGGGGAGTACACGTATCCGTACGAGTACTTCGCGGCGGGGCCGTCGCGCGTGACGAGCGAGGACGGGATTCACCGATGCGTCCACTGCGACACGGCCGGGACCGACGCGACCTACACGTACTGCGCGAACTGCGGGAGCATCAACTGCGACTCGCACATCAGAACGGAGCGCCTAGAGGGGACGCCCGTCTGTACCGGGTGCGCGGTGACTGAACGGTTCGCGTTCAAAACGAAGTATTTCTACGACGCGGAGAACCGGGACGCGTTCCGTGAGGAGTACGACGCCATGCCGTTCTACGAGAAAGCGCAGGAGAACACGGCGCTCGCCGTCGGCGCGACGGCCGTCGCCGTCCTCGTCGTGCTTGGAGCCCTCCTCAGTATCGGTGGTCTCTGA
- a CDS encoding DUF7553 family protein translates to MSKHFEDARYYLGRAAEHAKAGVKEELAPVEERVKELVGREDEEPEPSRLDKLQADLKELEERAEGEAREAVASARKRVAEYRGKDTAAE, encoded by the coding sequence ATGAGCAAGCACTTCGAAGACGCACGGTACTACCTCGGTCGAGCAGCGGAACACGCGAAGGCGGGCGTGAAAGAGGAGTTAGCGCCCGTCGAGGAACGGGTGAAAGAGCTCGTCGGCCGGGAGGACGAGGAGCCGGAGCCCTCGCGGCTGGACAAGCTCCAGGCGGACCTGAAGGAGCTCGAAGAGCGCGCCGAGGGCGAGGCCCGCGAGGCGGTCGCGTCCGCTCGGAAGCGCGTCGCGGAGTACCGCGGCAAGGACACCGCCGCGGAGTAA
- a CDS encoding alpha/beta fold hydrolase, which translates to MDETPTGRPVDDAALPESVPDDEIPESVPGRSRAVETNGVPLHVVEAGPEDGKLLVLLHGFPEFWYGWHDAIASLANAGYRVVVPDQRGYNCSGKPSAVRDYRIDELARDVVGLIDAYDRQRAAVAGHDWGAAVAWWLALHHEDRVSELVAVNVPHPTVFERALRTSWDQRLKSWYVLAFQFPKLPEAIASAGNWRLATNALRDTSAPGTFTDEDLRRYRRAWDRDGAFEAMVNWYRAIVRDRPEPATTEVTVPTLVVWGAQDRFLARRLANESVEHCADGRLLVIDEASHWVVHEHPHRVAEAIADHADPLPPGARE; encoded by the coding sequence ATGGACGAGACGCCAACCGGCCGGCCGGTCGACGACGCGGCGCTGCCGGAGTCGGTCCCCGACGACGAGATTCCCGAGTCGGTTCCGGGGCGATCCCGCGCGGTCGAGACGAACGGCGTGCCGCTCCACGTCGTCGAGGCGGGCCCGGAAGACGGGAAACTGCTGGTCCTGCTCCACGGCTTCCCCGAGTTCTGGTACGGCTGGCACGACGCGATCGCGTCGCTCGCGAACGCGGGCTACCGCGTCGTCGTCCCGGACCAGCGCGGCTACAACTGCTCCGGGAAGCCCTCGGCCGTGCGCGACTACCGGATCGACGAACTCGCGCGCGACGTGGTCGGGCTGATCGACGCGTACGACCGGCAGAGGGCGGCGGTCGCGGGACACGACTGGGGCGCGGCGGTGGCGTGGTGGCTCGCGCTCCACCACGAGGACCGCGTCTCCGAGCTGGTCGCCGTCAACGTCCCGCACCCGACCGTCTTCGAGCGGGCGCTCCGCACCTCGTGGGACCAGCGGCTCAAGAGCTGGTACGTGCTCGCGTTCCAGTTCCCCAAGCTGCCCGAAGCGATCGCCAGCGCCGGGAACTGGCGGCTCGCGACGAACGCGTTACGCGACACGAGCGCGCCGGGCACATTCACCGACGAGGACCTGCGGCGCTATCGCCGCGCGTGGGACCGGGACGGCGCCTTCGAGGCGATGGTGAACTGGTACCGCGCGATCGTCCGCGACCGTCCCGAGCCGGCGACGACGGAGGTGACGGTGCCGACGCTGGTCGTCTGGGGCGCACAGGATCGGTTCCTCGCGCGCCGACTTGCCAACGAGAGCGTCGAGCACTGCGCCGACGGCCGGCTGCTCGTGATCGACGAGGCGAGCCACTGGGTCGTCCACGAACACCCCCACCGCGTCGCTGAGGCGATCGCGGACCACGCCGACCCGCTGCCGCCGGGCGCGCGAGAGTAG
- a CDS encoding sulfatase-like hydrolase/transferase has protein sequence MTSDSSTPSAADADASTDDAPVSNVVLVTVDSLRADAVSPYDAERRSPVIDDLADGGTVFDRAFATGNWTPFSFPAILASEPVFARTGDIGVDESVTLAEALSDAGIATGGFNAANGFLTEHWGYPDGFDEFEPFVTSVGSSVYSRYLAAHPTVEAWIQLATSPIRRLGSKLRGDSDDRPFLDASRMFDVEDAATAFVDDTDEPFFLWVHYMDTHTPYVPAPRYIREVSDGIVGTHQMLHAHARTSLGLEVGERTLNELRTLYQATVRQVDASVGRLLDALDAAGVRDDTAVLLAGDHGEEFQEHGHLAHYPKLYDELIHVPFVADVPGLDRGRVDGRVGLDAIPPTVADLLGVDAPDDWHGESLLPALRGDGAPSETDEESAADPVVSVTVRGEDVTQQPIPRSLSDGDLFVSARDDDWTYIENVDAGERELYHRPSDPTQQTNLAVDPDAEAQAVIERFAPVVDAHAELLRERGAAAAAAAAERGEDEGEVDEDLEARLEALGYK, from the coding sequence ATGACATCTGACTCGTCGACCCCTTCAGCCGCGGACGCGGACGCGTCGACCGACGACGCGCCCGTCTCCAACGTCGTTCTCGTCACCGTGGACTCGCTCCGCGCGGACGCCGTCTCCCCGTACGACGCCGAGCGCCGCTCGCCGGTGATCGACGACCTCGCCGACGGCGGGACGGTGTTCGACCGCGCGTTCGCGACCGGCAACTGGACGCCGTTCTCGTTCCCCGCCATCCTCGCCTCCGAGCCGGTGTTCGCGCGGACGGGCGACATCGGCGTCGACGAGTCGGTGACGCTCGCGGAGGCGCTCTCCGACGCCGGGATCGCGACCGGCGGGTTCAACGCCGCGAACGGGTTCCTCACCGAGCACTGGGGGTACCCCGACGGGTTCGACGAGTTCGAGCCGTTCGTCACGAGCGTCGGCTCCAGCGTCTACAGCCGATACCTCGCCGCGCACCCGACCGTCGAGGCGTGGATCCAGCTCGCCACCTCGCCGATCCGCCGGCTCGGCTCGAAGCTCCGCGGCGACAGCGACGACCGCCCGTTCCTCGACGCCTCGCGCATGTTCGACGTCGAGGACGCCGCGACCGCGTTCGTCGACGACACCGACGAGCCGTTCTTCCTGTGGGTCCACTACATGGACACGCACACCCCGTACGTGCCCGCGCCGCGGTACATCCGTGAGGTGTCGGACGGCATCGTCGGTACCCACCAGATGCTCCACGCGCACGCCCGGACGAGCCTCGGCCTCGAAGTCGGCGAACGGACCCTCAACGAGCTGCGGACCCTGTACCAGGCGACGGTGCGGCAGGTCGACGCCAGCGTCGGCCGGCTGCTCGACGCCCTGGACGCGGCCGGCGTCCGCGACGACACGGCGGTCCTGCTCGCCGGCGACCACGGCGAGGAGTTCCAGGAACACGGCCACCTCGCGCACTACCCGAAGCTGTACGACGAGCTGATCCACGTCCCGTTCGTGGCCGACGTCCCCGGGCTCGACCGCGGGCGGGTCGACGGCCGGGTCGGGCTGGACGCCATCCCGCCCACCGTGGCCGACCTCCTCGGCGTCGACGCGCCCGACGACTGGCACGGCGAGTCGCTCCTCCCGGCGCTGCGCGGCGACGGGGCGCCCTCGGAGACAGACGAGGAGTCGGCCGCCGACCCGGTCGTCTCGGTGACCGTCCGCGGCGAGGACGTGACCCAGCAGCCGATCCCCCGATCGCTGTCCGACGGCGACCTGTTCGTCAGCGCGCGCGACGACGACTGGACGTACATCGAGAACGTCGACGCCGGCGAGCGAGAGCTGTACCACCGCCCCTCCGACCCGACCCAGCAGACGAACCTCGCGGTCGACCCCGACGCGGAGGCGCAGGCGGTCATCGAGCGGTTCGCGCCCGTCGTCGACGCCCACGCGGAACTGCTCCGCGAGCGCGGCGCGGCGGCGGCCGCCGCGGCCGCCGAGCGCGGCGAGGACGAGGGGGAGGTCGACGAGGACCTCGAAGCCCGCCTCGAAGCGCTCGGGTACAAATGA
- a CDS encoding GtrA family protein has translation MIRAVLRDLASGPIAVQMRRFVVVGALTAGLQLALLWLFVDAAGLNYLVGATIAIEITIVCSYVLNNAWTFRASRNTGVSEYLTGLLKTNLVRGTAIPIQLGVLAALVEWGGVMYLVANVVAIIISGLYRFVLDAQWTWG, from the coding sequence ATGATCCGAGCGGTCCTGCGCGACCTCGCGAGCGGGCCGATCGCGGTCCAGATGCGGCGGTTCGTCGTCGTCGGCGCGCTCACCGCAGGGCTCCAGTTAGCGCTGCTCTGGCTGTTCGTCGACGCCGCGGGACTGAACTACCTCGTCGGCGCGACCATCGCCATCGAGATCACGATCGTCTGCTCGTACGTCCTCAACAACGCGTGGACGTTCCGTGCGAGCCGCAACACGGGCGTCTCCGAGTACCTCACCGGACTGCTGAAGACGAACCTGGTCCGCGGCACCGCGATCCCGATCCAGCTCGGCGTCCTCGCCGCGCTCGTCGAGTGGGGCGGCGTGATGTACCTCGTCGCGAACGTGGTCGCGATCATCATCAGCGGCCTCTACCGCTTCGTGCTCGACGCGCAGTGGACGTGGGGGTAG
- a CDS encoding TVP38/TMEM64 family protein, translating to MKLFSSRADRRRGIAAAVGVAVLAVGLYVLVSRYAGFLTNAEALRTWLDQFGVFAPIVFIGLQALQVVVAPIPGQVVALVAGFLFGSLWGTVYSLTGVLIGSAVAFSLSKRYGRSFVENVIHEDVIERFDGFVDTVGVPGLFAFVIIPGLPDDAICFLSGLTKWSLPTFMGVIAVGRLPAYVLTVYAGGELASGRFLSAMALVGLVVAASAVGYYKQEAVRDLVERVEPRLPF from the coding sequence ATGAAACTCTTCTCCTCGCGGGCGGACCGCCGGCGGGGGATCGCGGCCGCGGTCGGCGTCGCGGTCCTCGCGGTCGGGCTCTACGTCCTCGTGAGCCGCTACGCCGGCTTCCTCACCAACGCCGAGGCCCTCCGGACGTGGCTCGACCAGTTCGGCGTCTTCGCCCCCATCGTGTTCATCGGTCTCCAGGCCCTCCAAGTCGTCGTCGCCCCGATTCCGGGTCAGGTCGTCGCCCTCGTCGCGGGCTTCCTCTTCGGCTCGCTGTGGGGTACCGTGTACAGCCTCACCGGCGTGCTCATCGGCAGCGCGGTCGCCTTCTCGCTCTCGAAGCGGTACGGTCGCTCCTTCGTCGAGAACGTCATCCACGAGGACGTGATCGAGCGGTTCGACGGGTTCGTCGACACCGTGGGCGTCCCCGGGCTGTTCGCGTTCGTCATCATCCCCGGCCTCCCGGACGACGCCATCTGCTTCCTGAGCGGCCTCACCAAGTGGTCGCTGCCGACGTTCATGGGCGTCATCGCCGTGGGGCGGCTCCCGGCGTACGTGCTGACGGTGTACGCCGGCGGGGAGCTCGCCAGCGGGCGGTTCCTCTCGGCGATGGCGCTGGTGGGGCTGGTCGTCGCCGCGTCCGCGGTCGGCTACTACAAGCAGGAGGCGGTCCGGGACCTCGTCGAACGGGTCGAGCCGCGACTCCCGTTCTGA
- a CDS encoding DUF429 domain-containing protein, which yields MPTDTVAGVDWAGGAWLAVVIDGDGEPDARLERDLEALWADGVDRILVDVPIGLPDDAETLAAREAVDAAARSASGRPSSVFPVPSRGACEAAMDGADYDTVSERNRRDLDKGLSRQSYHIAPAVGEVDAFLRGDEAAREAVIEAHPEVCFRGLAGRSLDHSKTGAPGVGERLDALADHLDEPGAALGDVCRGLADDAPDLAETADATVDDAVDALALAVVARRPADELRFLPGDADYRDAEGIPMRMAYWSAEPLA from the coding sequence ATGCCAACCGACACCGTCGCGGGCGTCGACTGGGCGGGCGGCGCGTGGCTCGCGGTCGTGATCGACGGGGACGGCGAGCCGGACGCGCGCCTCGAACGCGACCTCGAAGCGCTGTGGGCGGACGGCGTCGATCGGATCCTGGTCGACGTGCCGATCGGGCTCCCGGACGACGCGGAGACGCTGGCGGCCCGGGAGGCCGTCGACGCGGCCGCGCGGTCGGCCAGCGGCCGACCGAGCAGCGTGTTCCCGGTCCCGTCGCGGGGCGCGTGCGAGGCGGCGATGGACGGGGCCGATTACGATACCGTGAGCGAGCGGAACCGACGGGACCTCGACAAGGGACTGAGCCGGCAGTCGTACCACATCGCGCCGGCGGTCGGCGAGGTCGACGCGTTCCTCCGAGGGGACGAGGCGGCGCGCGAGGCGGTGATAGAGGCGCACCCGGAGGTGTGCTTCCGCGGGCTCGCCGGACGGTCGCTCGACCACTCGAAGACCGGTGCGCCGGGCGTCGGCGAGCGGCTGGACGCGCTCGCCGACCACCTCGACGAGCCGGGCGCCGCGCTCGGGGATGTCTGTCGGGGGCTGGCCGACGACGCGCCCGACCTCGCGGAGACCGCGGACGCGACCGTCGACGACGCGGTCGACGCGCTCGCGCTCGCCGTCGTCGCGCGCCGCCCGGCCGACGAACTCCGGTTCCTCCCGGGCGACGCCGACTACCGCGACGCCGAGGGGATCCCGATGCGGATGGCGTACTGGAGCGCGGAGCCGCTGGCGTGA